From a single Oceanobacillus kimchii X50 genomic region:
- the fsa gene encoding fructose-6-phosphate aldolase — translation MKFFIDTANIDDIRAANSLGILAGVTTNPSLVAKEGVSFHDRLREITKEVSGSVSAEVISEDAEGMIEEGKELAAIAPNITVKVPMTLEGLKAVKVFSELNIKTNVTLIFNANQALLAARAGATYVSPFLGRLDDIGQDGMTLISTIAEIFDRHSVSTEIIAASIRHPLHVTDAALNGAHIATIPYKVLEQLVKHPLTDQGIQKFLDDWNNQK, via the coding sequence ATGAAATTTTTTATCGATACAGCTAATATTGATGATATTCGAGCTGCGAATTCACTAGGAATACTAGCAGGTGTAACAACAAACCCGAGTTTAGTGGCTAAAGAAGGAGTTTCTTTCCACGATCGTTTACGTGAGATTACAAAAGAAGTATCTGGCTCTGTGAGTGCGGAAGTTATTTCTGAAGATGCAGAAGGCATGATAGAAGAAGGTAAAGAATTAGCAGCAATTGCTCCTAACATTACAGTAAAAGTTCCGATGACTTTAGAAGGATTAAAAGCAGTTAAAGTATTTAGTGAACTTAATATTAAAACAAATGTAACGCTTATTTTTAATGCCAACCAAGCATTACTTGCGGCACGTGCAGGTGCAACCTATGTATCCCCATTTTTAGGACGTTTAGATGATATTGGACAAGATGGAATGACTTTGATTTCTACTATTGCAGAAATATTTGATCGTCACAGTGTGTCCACAGAAATTATTGCTGCATCTATTCGTCATCCACTTCATGTAACAGATGCTGCACTAAATGGTGCACATATAGCGACAATTCCTTACAAAGTATTGGAACAACTCGTGAAGCATCCACTTACGGATCAAGGTATCCAAAAATTTCTAGACGATTGGAATAAC